A region from the Panthera uncia isolate 11264 chromosome D3 unlocalized genomic scaffold, Puncia_PCG_1.0 HiC_scaffold_8, whole genome shotgun sequence genome encodes:
- the ZNF396 gene encoding zinc finger protein 396 — protein sequence MSAKLRKSSLHPQPSEESDSIVIVKMEEEEQICDLDPSLPWSTSCSPETFHQRFRHFGYQESPGPREALNRLRELCHQWLRPEVNSKEQILELLVLEQFLAILPEELQAWLREHRPENGEQAVTMLEELEKELDGPTEQVFFGQNEDMLAEKLTPWEIHRESPNSQIKPIKKQLPLTSREFHSRQKAKESKTINVNSASRQKTPPTIELPYNISDTLHMNASQSFTYRRACEQDNGFERKQRSPSGKKQHKCDECGKVFSQSSALILHHRIHSGEKPYACDVCAKAFSRSAVLIQHRRTHTGEKPYKCHECGKAFSQSSNLLRHRKRHTKEKVPSVL from the exons ATGTCTGCAAAATTGAGAAAGTCCTCACTCCATCCACAACCTTCAGAGGAGTCTGACAGCATTGTGATAGTGAAGATGGAAGAGGAAGAGCAGATCTGTGATCTGGACCCCAGCCTCCCCTGGAGCACCTCCTGCAGCCCAGAGACCTTCCACCAGCGGTTCAGGCACTTTGGCTACCAGGAGTCGCCTGGGCCCCGGGAGGCTCTGAACCGGCTCCGGGAGCTTTGCCATCAGTGGCTGAGGCCCGAGGTGAACTCCAAGGAGCAGATCCTGGAGCTGCTGGTGCTGGAGCAGTTCCTGGCCATCCTGCCTGAGGAGCTGCAGGCCTGGCTGCGAGAGCACCGGCCCGAGAACGGAGAGCAAGCCGTGACTATGCTGGAGGAGCTGGAGAAAGAGCTTGACGGGCCAACTGAGCAG GTGTTTTTTGGACAAAATGAGGACATGCTTGCAGAGAAGTTGACACCTTGGGAAATTCATCGGGAATCACCAAATAGCCAGATCAAGCCCATTAAGAAGCAGCTGCCATTAACATCACGGGAGTTTCACTCAAGACAAAAAG CTAAAGAGAGCAAAACTATCAATGTGAATTCAGCTTCGAGGCAAAAGACTCCTCCAACCATAGAACTGCCTTACAATATTTCTGACACCCTTCATATGAATGCTTCCCAGAGTTTCACGTATAGAAGAGCTTGTGAACAAGATAATGGgtttgaaagaaaacagagaagcccttctggaaaaaaacaacataagTGTGATGAATGTGGCAAAGTCTTCAGTCAGAGCTCAGCCCTTATCCTACATCATAGAATCCACagtggagagaaaccttatgCATGTGATGTGTGTGCGAAGGCTTTCAGCCGAAGTGCAGTCCTGATTCAGCATCGAAGAACTCACACTGGGGAAAAACCCTACAAGTGtcatgaatgtgggaaagcctttagtcAGAGCTCAAATCTTCTCAGACATAGGAAAAGACACACTAAAGAAAAAGTCCCATCAGTGTTGTAA